Sequence from the Myxococcales bacterium genome:
GCCCAAGGACCGCGCGCTCATCAATCGCTTGGGCTTTCCCAACGAAGGCGCGGCGGCCGTCGCGCGCCGCATCGAGGCGCGCATCGGCCTGCGGGGAGCGCGCCGCGACATGCCGGTGCCCGTCGGCGTCTCCATCGGAAAGTCGCGCGTCGTCGACGTCGAAGACTTCCGCAGCGTGGTGGAGGACTACCTCCTGGCCTTCGAGGCCGTGCGGCCCGTCGCCGACTTCATCGTCGTGAACGTGTCGTCACCCAACACGAAAGACTTGCGGCGCATCCAGGGGCCCGCGCTGGCGCGCGATCTCTTCAGTGCGCTCGCCGTTCGGCGCCACAAGGTCGGCGACACGGTGCCGCTGCTCGCGAAGGTCGCGCCCGATCTCGACGACGCCGAGCTCGATGCGCTCTTCGACGTCGCCGCGGACTGCGAGTTCGCCGGCGTCGTGGCCACCAACACCACGCTCTCGCGCAAGAACCTCGTGACCGACGCCGCCGCCGTTCGCGACGTCGGCGCCGGCGGCCTAAGCGGGCCGCCGCTTCACGCGCGAGCTTGCGCCGTTGTGGCGCGGGCGAGGCGGCGACTCGGCGATCAGGCGACGATCATCGGAGTGGGCGGCATTTGCGACGCCGCCGGTGCCCGCGCGATGTTCGCCGCCGGCGCAGACCTGGTTCAGGTCTACACAGGCTTCGTGTACGGCGGGCCCAGCTTCGTGAGAGACGTCGTAGAGGGGCTCGTCCAAGCCTAGCGCGCGATCCAGAAGTAACGCACCGTCGCGGAGCCCGAGTCGTGGGTGTACGTGATGGTGTCTTTGCCCCCCTTGGCCTTGCCCACCGAGAAGCCCCACGAGTTCGACGTCACGGCGCTCCCGCAGAGCTGCGTGGTGGCAAGGAACTTGTTGTTCACGGTCGCATCGAAGGTCCGAGACGTGGCCCGCGTTCCCGAACGCGCCACACGCTCCGCGAGCTTGAACCCACCGCCGTTCGCCGTCACGTCGAGGCGCCCCGAATAGGAGAGCTGCGTGTAGGTGGAACAGAACGGAATCGAGCCCGTGACGGTGAAGCCCGCCAGATCGTAGGTGCCGGGCACGATGGTTCCGCCAAGCGGGATCGTCAGAATCGACGAGCACACGGAGTTGAGCGCGGGGCCGTTGCCCGCCGCCGGGCCACAGGCGCCCGCGTCGCCGCCGTCAGCCGCGCCCGCGTCGTCGGGGCCCGCGTCGGGGTCGTCGGGGTTTCCACCGCCGTCGGTGATGAGGCCGCCGTCTTGCTCCAGACTCGCGTCGAGGTCGGTCGTCGCGTCGGTGCTGGAGCTGCTGTCGAGGACCGCGGAGCTGTCGGTCGTGGCGGCCGCGTCGCCCGTCGACGACGTCGACCCATCGACGCCGCTGGCATCCGCGCCATCGGTGATGGCCGGGGATTCGCTATCGCTGCAGGCGGCAAAGGCTCCGCCTGCGACAACCAGGAGAAGAAGAGAGCGGTCGGTTTACGCATCGCCCGAGAATGCCACAAGACGCGCCCTTGTCGCTACGGCGTGCGCTTGATGTCGAAGGAGCGCACGGTGGCGCCCTCGCCCGTGCCCTTCAAGCCGAGGACGACCCGTCCGCGAGCGAGCTCAGGCACCTCGCACGTGACGGCAGCGCCGCTCTCGGCGCGCTGCTCGACGCGCGCGCCGCGCCGCGCGACGACGAGCGTGGTTCCCACAGGGCGCGGGCTCGGGCACGGGTCTCCCCCGAGCTCCTTCTCGAGGCCGCCCTCGCTGCGTAGCACCAGGTGCGGCATAGCTCCTTCGGTGATCGTGATTTCCGCTTCAAACGCGGCGTAGGTCGCGTCGGCGACGACGACGCGTGCGCCTTGTGGCACCGTGAGGCCGCGATCGGCGTCAAAGCGGAGCGAGCTGGCGGTCGTGGGAGACACGAGCCGATCGGGCGCCATGGGCGAAGGATCGCTGCCGGCCAAGAGCGGTCGCACTTCCGAGCTGTACGGCCCGCGAAGCGGATCGACCCTGAGGCCCGTGAGGCGAGGGCCGTCGGTCCACAGCAGCAGGCTCGGATCACCCGTGGCGATGACGCTTCCGGCGACCGGCCCGGTCGTCGCGCTTAGCGCGAGCGGCGCGAAGGCGCCCTCCCACGGCCGGAAGCGGAGCCACCGATCGCCGGTCCACAGAATGGGGGCCCCGGCGGCCGCCTCGAAGAGCGCGACGCGCGTGACGTTGCCCAACACCGACGGAGCCGTCTCGGTCTCGCCTTCGGCGGAGATGAACACGACGCTCGCGCCGCTCAGCGGCGGCGCCTGTGTGGTGACGACCAGAGCGCCGCCGGCCGGGAGCGCGACGAGACCCTGCTCGTTGCCGACGTCGATCTCTTTCGGCGGATGCGCTGCCAACGTGGCGTCGCGCGTGAACCACTCGAGCTTGCGCACGGGAACGCCATTTTCATCGAAGCCGCCGGCCACGAGGATCTCGCCGTTGGCCAAGCGCAGCGCGCGCGGAAACCGTCGCGGCGACGAGAGCGACGCGAGGCCCGCGGTCCGCGCCCGGCCCGCCTTCGCGTCCACGAGCTCGAGCGACGTGATGAGCGAGCGGCTGCCGATGCCTCCTACGAGCAGCACCTCCCCTGTCGAGAGCGCTACGGCGGCGTGGTCGGCGCGCGGTTGGCCGAGGGGAATGACGGCGTCGAAGCGCCGCCCCGCGGCGTCGGCCAACGTGAGGCGCTCGGCGCTGTCGAGCAAACTTCCGTCGGAGCGCGTGCCGCCGGTGACGAGGACACCGCCGGGAAACGCGGCGGCAGCGGCGCGCGCGCGCTGCGTTCGCAGATCGCCATCCACCGGCAGCGCCTCGAGGGCGCCCGTTCGCAGGTCCGCGAGGAACGATTGGGGTGTGCGCTCACGCTCCGTGCCGCCGCTCACCAGAGCGAACTCACCGGCGACCGTTAGCTGGTGTCCGGTGCGCTCAGGGGCGCCGATGGTCCCCGTCAGCGCGCACGGCGAACCTTCGGGCCACGCGAGAAGATCGATAGGCCCCGCCGCTGGCACGAGCCCGAGTCCACGAAAGCGCCGTTCGCCGGCCGCCAAGTCGAGCTCCAGTTGCCTCGTGTTGACAGGCAAAGCGTCGAGCCGCGCGGCGCTCTCACGAAAGACTTGGTACGGCGAGGCCGCGCTTTGCTGAAAGTCGCCAAAGGGATAGAGGAGGGCGTACGCGTTGGGCGGGACGGGACACGCGAGGGGCACGTGGAGCGTCACGCTGCGCTCGTCGATGTCGGCCTCCGGCGCACACGACGCGGCGACGAGCGCGAGGGCTGAAACGGCCAGAGCGGCCGCGACGAGCGGTCCGCGAGGCTGAGCCGGAAAGGTACGGTACGCGAAAGACACTGGTAGAATCCCCGAGCCGACAAGGCGGCGCTGCCGATCCCCGCGAATGTACCCCCAAGTCTTCGGAAAGTACGTCCTCGAACGCGAGCTGGCCCGCGGCGGCATGGCCCGCGTGCTGCTTGCCACGCTGCGAGGCGCCGGCGGCTTTGAGAAGCGCTTGGTGGTCAAACAGATCCGGGACGAGCTGGCGCTCGACACGGAGTTCGTCGGGCGCTTCGTCGAGGAAGCGAAGACGACGGTGGCCTTGAGCCACCCGAACATCGTCCCGGTCTACGAGCTCGGCGTCGAACAGGGCACGTACTTTCTCGCGATGGAGCTCGTCGACGGGGCAAGCCTCTCGGAGATCTTGGACCCCAAACGAGAAGGCAAGACGCCGCTCTCGCCGGAGCAAGGCGCGTACGTCGGCGTCGAAATCTGCCGCGCCCTCGACTACGCGCACCGGCGCATGCAGGTCGTTCACCGCGACATCACGCCGCGCAACGTGATGGTCGACGAAGAGGGGCAGATCAAGCTCATCGACTTCGGCATCGCGGCGCGCGCGCAAGTCAGCGGCGATGGCGGCCGCGTCTTCGGCTCGCCGGGCCACATGCCGCCGGAGCAGATGGAGGGGCGCGAGCTCGGGCCCCCGACCGATCTGTTCGCCGTGGCGGTCCTCTTGATGGAGATGTGGAGCGGCAAGCCGCCTTTCCGCCGCAAGACGCCGGAGGAATCGGCGGAGGCCATGAAAGGGCCGGCCCCCAAGCCGAGCAGCGTCGACCCGCGACTCGCGCCGCTCGACGACGTGGTGGGTCGAGCGCTCTCGCTGAACCCCGAAGAGCGGCCCCAAACGGCCGACGACTTTGCGCGCGTGCTTCGTCGCTTCCTCGCGGAGATCGATCTCGGCGACGTCGCTCGGAGCCTAGGCGACCGTGCCCGGGAGGCGCGACGCGAGGCCTCCCTTCGCGCGGAGGCCGAGACGGCACCGTCGATGCGACCGCGAGAGCCGAGCCACGTCGAGATGGTGACCAAGACCTTCGCGGCGCGCGACGACATGCTGCCGGAGGCGCCTCCCGAGCCGAGCACACGGAGACTTGGCTCCGAGCGGCCGCCTTCGTCGGAGCCGCGCGTGGAGACGATCGCCACGAGGCCCCTTGAGACGCCCGTTGGGGAGTTTCCACCACCGGGCGACGCGGCGCCGCGTGCGCGAACAAGCAAGGTGTGGATTCCCCTCGTGGCGCTCGCAGCGGCGGCGGCGTTCGCGGTGGGCTTTGGCTCGCTCTCGAAGCTCAGCGGGCAAGGCGCGACGCCGGCGGCGACGTCATCGACCTCGACCTCGACCCCGACCCCGACCCCGACCTCGACCCCGACCTCGACCCCGACCTCGACCTCGACCCCGACCCCGACCCCGACCTCGACCTCGACCTCGACCCCGACCCCCGACCCCGACCCCGACCCCGACCCCGACCCCGACCCCGACCCCGACCTCGACCTCGACCTCGACCGTCGCTGCGCCCGCTCCGAGCGTTGCGGTGGGCGAAGGAAGACTCGCGGTCTTCTGCGATCCCGAGACGAAGGTCACGATCGACGGGGCCGCGAAGGGGAGTTGCCCCCTGAACCTGACCGTCGAGACGGGGCCCCACGAAGTCCGCTTCGTCTTCGTGCCGACGGGGGAGTCGCGCGGCGAGCGCGTTCATGTGGCCAAAGACAAGCGCGTGACGCTCCGCGCCGACTTCACCGGGAGCTCGCCGCTCATTCGTGTCGAGCGGTAGCGCTTAGCTAGCCGCGACCGGCGACCGGCGACCGCGCCGTCGAGATCGAACATCTCGCCGACATCCTGCTATGGTCGCGCCGCCCGATGATTCGCCTCGACGCCGTATCGCGCCAGCACGCCCACCAGATCCTCTTCCTCGACGCCTCTTTCGCCTTGTTTCGCGGCGAAAAGGTCGGTCTGGTGGGGCCCAACGGTTGCGGCAAATCGACGATCTTTCGCCTCATTGTGAAGGAGGAAGATCCCGACGCCGGCCAGGTCATCATCGATCGCGGCACAACCATCGGCTACTTCAGCCAGGACGCGGCCGAGATGGAGGGCAAGAACGTCGTCGGCGCCACGCTCGACGGTGCCGGCGCCGTCTCCGAGGTTGGCGCGCGCCTCCGCGACCTCGAGGCGCAGCTCGCCGACCCGGCCTACGCCGATCAAATGGAGCGCGTCATCGAGGAGTTCGGTGAGGCGCAGGCGCGCTTCGAAGAGCTCGGCGGCTACGCCCTCGATGCGAGGGCTCGCGAGATCTTGGCGGGCCTCGGCTTCTCGCAGGAGATGATGGACGGCAGCGTCGAAGCGCTCTCCGGCGGTTGGCGCATGCGCGTAGCGCTCGCGCGCATCCTCCTCATGAAGCCCGACGTCATGCTCCTCGACGAGCCCACGAACCACTTGGACATCGAGTCCATCCTTTGGCTCGAGCAGTTCTTGAAGGGCTACGACGGCGCGCTCATCATGACGGCCCACGATCGCGAGTTCATGAACCGCGTCGTGAACAAGATCGTCGAGATCAACGGCGGCGAGCTCTCGGTCTTCACCGGCGACTACGAGTTCTACGTGAAGCAGCGCGCGGTCCTCGACGCGCAAGCCGAGAGCGAGTTCGCGCGGCAACAGGCCATGCTCGCCAAGGAAGAAGCGTTCATCGCGCGCTTCAAGGCCCGCGCGAGCCACGCGGCGCAGGTGCAGTCCCGCGTGAAGAAGCTCGACAAGATCGAGCGCCTCGAGCCGCCGAAACGTCGCCGCAAGTTGCGCTTTGATTTTCCCGAGGTCACGCGCTCCGGCGAAGACGTCGCCCGCCTCGAGGGCGTCAAGAAGCGTTACGGGAGCAAGGTCATCTACGACGGCTTCGATCTCCTGCTCCGAAGGCAAGAGCGCTGGTGCGTCATGGGCGTCAACGGCGCAGGCAAGTCGACGCTCCTCAAGCTCATCGCCGGCAGCGTCACGCCTGACGACGGCCGGGTCGTCGTCGGCGGCAGCGTGAAGCTGGGCTACTTCGCGCAGCACGCGATGGAGCTCTTGGACAAAGACTCGACGGTCTGGGAGCAGCTCATTTCGCGCCACCCGAAGGCCTCGATCGGCTCGCTTCGCACCCTCGCTGGCGTCTTTGGGTTCTCCGGCGACGACATCGAGAAGCCCTGCCGCATCCTCTCCGGTGGCGAGAAGGCGCGGCTGGTCCTTGCGCAGATGCTCTTCGACCCGCCCAACTTCCTCGTCCTCGACGAGCCCACGAACCATCTCGACATGGACACGAAAGACGTCCTGCTCGAAGCGCTCTCGAACTATCAAGGGACGATGCTCTTCGTCTCCCACGACCGTCACTTCCTGAGGGCCCTGTCGAACCGCGTGCTCGAGCTCAGCGACGACGGCATTCATCAATACGGCGGCGGCTACTCGGAGTACGTGGCCCAGACCGGCTACGAAGCTCCCGGGGTGCGCTCGTGAGGGGGCGCGAACTGCGCACCTTCGCTTTCGTAGCGGTGCTCGCCGGCTGCGGAGCTCCCGCCGCCACAGGCCACGACCCGGCGGCCCCTGTCGCAGCGACCGCGCCCAAAGGCGAGCCGCTCACGGCCGAGGCGGCGCGCGCCAAGTGGAGCAGCCTCGTCGCCGAGGAGACCGAGGTCGTGCACGCCATCGACGAGATGGCAGGCCTGCCGCCCGATGCGCGCATGAAGCGGCTCTCTCGCGCGCGCGACGGCGCGGGCTTCTTGAGCGGCGGTCTCGGTGCGATGAACGTGCCCAGTGAGCTTGGCGCGTGCCACACGATGGCGCTCGAAGGGGCCCGAGCGCTCAAGATTGCCCTGGATGGCATCAACGACGTGTGGATGGGGCGCGTCCAGGCCGATCGGGCCGCGTCGGCCAAGCTCGCCGAGGCCATTTGTTTGGGCGCCGGACGAATGGCCGCCGGACGGACGAGCTGCGCCGTGCCGGGATCGGTGCCTGCGCCACTGGCCTGCACGCCGTAGCCAACGCCCGCGCGTTGCTTCACGGCAGCAAAAAACCGGTACCACCAGAACTTTCGGCCGTGGGCGCGCAAATCGACACGTGGGCGTTTCCGAATCGTTGCCGAGCAGGAGCCGCGTGCTACCCGGTCGTCGTCGCCTGCGCCGCGGAGCCCCCCCAACTCGCGCCTCCGGCAAAAGGAAGGTCCTCCACCATGAATACGATCAAGCTCTCCCTCATCTCTCTCTTCGCGCTCTCGGCTCTCACCGGCTGTGCGGAGATCATGGGCTCCATTCAGACGCCGGCCGTCGGCACCACCACGACCACGAGCGCGCTCGTTTGCCCCGAAGGCTACGCCGTCGATGCCGATGGCAAGACGTGCGTCGTGTCGTCGGCGCGCGAGACGGAAGCCGCCGTCGACGAGTCCGCCAACTTCCCCTGAGCCAGAGCTCGCTGAGCCGTCGCGTCCTCGCGGCCCCGAGAGTCGGTCATCGCAAGTTGGCCGGCTCTCTCGCTTTTGTGGAGGCGCGCTACTCGAGCCCGACCCACGTCATCAGTCGCATCCGGTCGGCGTCGGTCATGGAATGGCCGGCCGGGGGCATGCTCCGCGAGGAAAGGGCGAGCGCGACCTCTTCCGCGTGTTGGCGAAGCCGCTCCGGCGTCGAGAGGTCCAAGCCGCCGCGACCGCCGCTTCGGTGACACTCGCCGCATCGCGCCGCGACGATCGACTGAATGTCGGCGGGCCAGGCCCCTTCGAGAACGAGGCGATGGGCCCGCGCCGACGCGAGCGCCCAGACCTCGCCGCCTCGAACGGCAACGTTCGACACGCTCCCGAAGCCGAGGTCCCGGCTGACACGAACGCCAGCGTCGTCGAGCGCCCCGACGCGCGGCCCCTCGGCGAACCAGAGCCGCTCTCCGGAGGTCGCGAGCGCGCCGATGGATTCGGACGCCACGTATCGAAGCGTCAAGACGCCGGAGCCGTTCTCCAGATAGATGGCTCGGTCCGTCGCGCAAGCGACGGTTCCCGTGGCGGTGACGGCGACGTGGCGCACGTCAACGAGCGGAAACCACCGCGTTCGGCTCGAGCTGAGCTCGAACGCGACAACGCCCTCTGGGCTTTGAAGGGCGACGACGCCGGCTGCGCTCGCCCCTGCGACGGCGGTGCCCGACAGGGCCGCGCGACGTACGCGGTCGCGGGAGACCACCTGGAGCCCATCCTCCGTCAGAACCGCGAGGCTGTCGCCGGCGCTCGTCAGGGCGACGGCCCGGCCCGACACCCCGAGGCGAGCGTTCATCGGTTCGAGGCCGCCGCCAGGGCGGAGCCGCTGGATCGCGCCGGATGCGTCAACGGCGAGCGCCCAACGCCCGGTGCCGTCGAGCGCGTTCATCTCCGTCACCGAGCGCCACGACGGAGCCTCGCTGCGAGGGTCGCGAGGGCCAAGCTCGCCGACCGAGTCGGCGGCCAGCGCGCGGAAGGCGCCGCTCCGCTCCAAGAGGTAAGGGCCACGACGGCCCACGAAGAGCGCGTCGACTCCGAGGTGCGGCGGCTCTTTTGTGTCGAGCACCACGGGCAACGCCAGCGATGCCTTCACAGTGGGCGCCGACGCGGGCGCGCCGCCACAAGCGAAGAGTGTGTCAACTGCGAAGGAGCTCACGCATGAGCTCACCATCGCGCACGTGGGGCGCCGGATCGACGCCGACCGCGTGGAGGAACGTCGCCAAGACATCGGGCGGCGTCACGGCGCGCTCCCCCAGCGCGAAGCGGCGCGTCGCGATCGGCAAGAGCTCCCCCGGGTCGGTGCGCCCGGCCACGAGTCCGCCGCGGAAGCGCGGCGAGAGCAGTACCATGGAGTTGTTCGGGTAGTGATCCCGTCCACCGTTGAGGTTGAGCTGCGGCGTGCGACAGAACTCGCTGAACACGAGCACGTGCACGTGGTCGGCGAGTTTGTGCCCGCTAACGGTCGGATGGGCCACGTCGTCAAACACGCGAACCATCGCCGTCACGAGCTGGAAGAGATCCTGAAGCGCGGCCCCGTGTTGCCGGTAGTTCGACGCGTGCGTGTCGAAGCCGCCCAAGGAGAACGCGACCACTCGCGCGATGTCGCGGCGCACGGCCTCGATCGCGAAGGCGGCGCTCTGCGTCGCCGGCCCGGCGCGTCCAGTCCAGGGAAGACTCGGATAAGCCTTCCGGAGCGCCGCGTTGCCAAAGAGACCGCCGACGCCCTCGCGCGAGAGGCGAGCGAGCGCCCCGAACTGCGCCGACATGGCGACACTTCGCTGCGGGTACGTGGAGAGCCGAGCCGTCCGCGTGGCTTCCGCCTCCAAGAGCCTCGCGACGTCGGCGCGGTCGTCCGCGTTGGTGGTGTGGTCGGAGCGCGTCAGCGCCGCGCCGAGTCCGTCGATGTTCGCCGTCTCGATGGGAATCGCGTGGGGCCCGAGGCGTTGGCCAACAAATGACGACGGGAACGCCACCGACACGACCGGCAACATCTGCGTCGGTCCGAAGGCGTCGGCGAGCACGGCGTCGAGGCTCGACGCCACAGGGCGGCCCCCCACGAGGTGGCGCCCGCTGATCGCGAAGGCTGCACCGTCGGGATGGGCGACGGTGCTCATGGCGACGCCGTTCAGAATCGTGACGCGATCGAAGATGTCCAGGAGGTCCCCGATGCCTGGCCCGAAGGCGACGTCGCGCCCCTTCGGGATGACGGGACGAAAGCTCTTGTCGACGCCCGCCGCGGAGCCATCGGCCCAAAGGCGCAGGCCGCGGACGTCTTGGTTCGCGGTCGTCGCGGGCATCATCGCGCCGACGGCTTCGAAGCGTGGATCCGCAAAGAGCGTGACGTCCCAGCCACCCTGGGCGTGGATCAGGACGAAATACTCCGTCGAAGAGGCGCGCCCCGGCGCCGCTTGCGCCATCGCGGCCGCGAGCGGTGACGCCAAGGCGCCAGCGATCAATGCGCGTCGTCCGATCATGGGCACCTCAATAGTGATGAAACTCGGGGTGCCGCACCAGCCCCTGGCACACCGCCGACCACGCGGACACGTGCGGCGCTTGCCCCTGCTTCAGGGCCACGTGACGCGACTCGACCTTCTTGTAGACGGCGAAGAATTCGTGGAGCCGTTCGGGCGGGGCCAAGCGCATGGGGTAGCCCAAAAACGTGCGGTGGAGCACGTCGAAGCGAGGACCGAAGTCGGCCTCCGAGAGGGGCGCCGGCCTCGGTTCGAAGGCGAAGACCGTTCGCGGCTCCACGAACGCGAGGCCGCGCGCCGCGGGCGGCAGGGGCTTCGGCGAACGGCTGTAGAGGTCGCGGCCCGCGGCGCGATCGCACAGGATGACGCCGAGCCGCTCGAAGGCCGCCGCCATGATGGTGTTGGTCTGCGTCGCGCGCCCGAGATCGCGCGCGTAGTCGGGCAGCCCGAGCGCCGCGAGGTGCTGGTCCCAACCGAAATACGCGCCGCGACGCGCCGCCTCGTCGTAGGGCGCGCGGACCTCGGGCAGCATGAGGTCGCCGAAGATCTGGGTGTACGAATGGATGAGCACCTCGGCCGGCACGAGCCTCGTCTCGCGCGCCACGAACGACTCGCGCGGGGCCTCCGCGATAGCTGGCGGTGGCAGCGCCCGCGGCGCGACGACCTCCGGTGGCGACGCCTGGCATGAGGCGAGCGCGAGCACCAACAACGACGCGGCCACTCGCGCGCTCATGGGCCCGCGTCTCCCATCGGCGGATGAACAAAGGTACTCCCCGTCGCCGAGGGTCGCGATGCGCCGAGCTGCGCGCGCGCGTACGCGGCGTCGAGGACGATGGCTCGCACAAGGGGACGCATGCGGTAGCCGCTCTCGGCGAAGCGAGCGAGGAGCCGCGCGCGCAGCTCGCCGTCGTCAGCGTCAAGCGGCCGACCGAGGAGCGACGACGCGACCCTGTCGAGCGCGCAGCCTACGTAGTCGGGCGAGGCGGCGAGCTCGGCGCCAAGCGCCACGGGCCCCGCTTCCGTGTGGTCGCGAGAGGCGTATGCGCCGCGGAGGAGGCCGCGGTCGCCGTTCGAAAACGACGGGTCGTAAAACGTCGTGCAGGCCGGCGACATGCGACCGCCGACGACCTTGCACGTCGGGTTCTCGGCAGGAAGGGAGAGGAAGGTCGACGAGCCCTCCTTGATGCGCGTGAAGTAGGCCGCGAGCGGCTCGAGGGTCGTGTGGCAGCTCGCGCAACCGGGCCGCGTCATGAGGTCAGGGTCCTTGCTCGGCGCGGCGTTCGACGTGTCCGCGATGAAGTTCTTGCAGAGCAGGCCCGTATGGATCGCCGCGGCGCGCGCTCGGCGCGACGTGAACTTCTGGAGGAACGCCGGCGTCGTGAGGAGGCCAGCGGCGCGCGGTCCGCGGTCCTTCACGAACACCCAAGGAGCCGCCTCATGGGGCATCAAGTCAGGGATAGCGTCGGGCAAGACGAGCGGCGTCGATTCGAACGGCATCCCAAGAGGACGCTCTCCCTCGCAACAGGCCGCCGGCTCGACGTAGCGATAGAACTGAGCGAGAGGTCCGTTGACGAAGGTGTAGCGGCCCGTCACAAGCTCCCGGACGTCGCGATCTTGCCCGTAGACGTAGTCGAGCAGCTTCAGCGCCTCGTTGTGCCACCACCATATTTGGTAGTTCGTCAGCTTGTTGGGTCCCGGCGGATACGCGCCTTCAAGCCCCACAGGATCGCGAGCCGGCACCTTGAACATCGGCGAATAGTCGATGAACTGCGGGAGGCATCGCTCGAGGCCCACGCCACAACCGCAGTCAACGCTGGCGCGGAGGGCGAGCTGCGTCGAACACGCGATCGGTTGGCCTCGATTCGCCCCTGCCCACGCGTCGTCGTAGGGCGGCGGTGTTGTGCGCTCGGGCGCCCGCGGCGGCAGAGGCTTCTTGCCGTAGCGCTCCGAGACCCAAAGCTTCCCCTCCCCGTTGCTCTGCGCCTCCTCTCGGCAAACCCTCACGCTCACCAGCTCGGTCTCTCCGTCGGGTTCGACGGTGAGCTCTTTCACGGGATAGAACCCGCGCGCCGGCGACCATGCCTTGCCGAGCCGCTCGGAAGGCTGCGGCGTCCGGTAGTCGCGGTAGAGCCACCACGGCTTGACGAGCACCGTCGCCCCGTCGAGCGCCGCCTGAGGCACACGTGGGAGCGTCGCCACGTCGGCCGGCGGCTTGCTCTTGTCCACACCCGATTCACCGGGCGTGAGGCAAAACTCCGCGTCCGTCGCAGCGCGCAGTCGCCGCTGGCCCTTGCGATAGAAGACCCGGGTAAGCTTGCCGTCGGGCTGCCGAACGGTCTCCGCGAAGAGCGTCGCCGGCGCGGGCGTGTAGAGCTGAAGCGGATTGGCTTCGAGGCGCAGGGCGTCCATCGTCATGCGCGTCATGCGCTCCACGTAGCCGGGCCCTCGCAGCGTCTCCTCGACGAATTGTCCCATGTCGAAGTCGCTCCGTTCGAAGCGCTCGAGGTCCGCTTGCAGTGGCATTCGACCTACGAGGTCGATGAAGAGGGCGCGATAGGTGCGGTACTCCTCGAGCGTGCGGTCCTTTTGGGGTCCCTCGGCAAGGGCAGGACGCGGCGCCACGAGGGCAAGGAGAGCCCCGAACACCGCCGCCGTCGGGCGGCCGATGCGATCGGCAAAGTTCTGCGGAAACGTGGGCCGCATGATTGGGCTCCCTTCCCTAAGCCAAGCCCAGACTCACAGCTCCCGGAC
This genomic interval carries:
- a CDS encoding quinone-dependent dihydroorotate dehydrogenase produces the protein MLYELAKPALFSFPAATAHEMAMMALGAGEHSAFVRDAMARSFAPRVAEGALRIDKLGLAFRNPVGLAGGFDKNALRPRSLAAFGFGFLELGTVTAVAQDANPSPNLFRLPKDRALINRLGFPNEGAAAVARRIEARIGLRGARRDMPVPVGVSIGKSRVVDVEDFRSVVEDYLLAFEAVRPVADFIVVNVSSPNTKDLRRIQGPALARDLFSALAVRRHKVGDTVPLLAKVAPDLDDAELDALFDVAADCEFAGVVATNTTLSRKNLVTDAAAVRDVGAGGLSGPPLHARACAVVARARRRLGDQATIIGVGGICDAAGARAMFAAGADLVQVYTGFVYGGPSFVRDVVEGLVQA
- a CDS encoding serine/threonine protein kinase; this translates as MYPQVFGKYVLERELARGGMARVLLATLRGAGGFEKRLVVKQIRDELALDTEFVGRFVEEAKTTVALSHPNIVPVYELGVEQGTYFLAMELVDGASLSEILDPKREGKTPLSPEQGAYVGVEICRALDYAHRRMQVVHRDITPRNVMVDEEGQIKLIDFGIAARAQVSGDGGRVFGSPGHMPPEQMEGRELGPPTDLFAVAVLLMEMWSGKPPFRRKTPEESAEAMKGPAPKPSSVDPRLAPLDDVVGRALSLNPEERPQTADDFARVLRRFLAEIDLGDVARSLGDRAREARREASLRAEAETAPSMRPREPSHVEMVTKTFAARDDMLPEAPPEPSTRRLGSERPPSSEPRVETIATRPLETPVGEFPPPGDAAPRARTSKVWIPLVALAAAAAFAVGFGSLSKLSGQGATPAATSSTSTSTPTPTPTSTPTSTPTSTSTPTPTPTSTSTSTPTPDPDPDPDPDPDPDPDLDLDLDRRCARSERCGGRRKTRGLLRSRDEGHDRRGREGELPPEPDRRDGAPRSPLRLRADGGVARRARSCGQRQARDAPRRLHRELAAHSCRAVALS
- a CDS encoding ABC-F family ATP-binding cassette domain-containing protein, with the translated sequence MIRLDAVSRQHAHQILFLDASFALFRGEKVGLVGPNGCGKSTIFRLIVKEEDPDAGQVIIDRGTTIGYFSQDAAEMEGKNVVGATLDGAGAVSEVGARLRDLEAQLADPAYADQMERVIEEFGEAQARFEELGGYALDARAREILAGLGFSQEMMDGSVEALSGGWRMRVALARILLMKPDVMLLDEPTNHLDIESILWLEQFLKGYDGALIMTAHDREFMNRVVNKIVEINGGELSVFTGDYEFYVKQRAVLDAQAESEFARQQAMLAKEEAFIARFKARASHAAQVQSRVKKLDKIERLEPPKRRRKLRFDFPEVTRSGEDVARLEGVKKRYGSKVIYDGFDLLLRRQERWCVMGVNGAGKSTLLKLIAGSVTPDDGRVVVGGSVKLGYFAQHAMELLDKDSTVWEQLISRHPKASIGSLRTLAGVFGFSGDDIEKPCRILSGGEKARLVLAQMLFDPPNFLVLDEPTNHLDMDTKDVLLEALSNYQGTMLFVSHDRHFLRALSNRVLELSDDGIHQYGGGYSEYVAQTGYEAPGVRS
- a CDS encoding DUF1501 domain-containing protein; the protein is MIGRRALIAGALASPLAAAMAQAAPGRASSTEYFVLIHAQGGWDVTLFADPRFEAVGAMMPATTANQDVRGLRLWADGSAAGVDKSFRPVIPKGRDVAFGPGIGDLLDIFDRVTILNGVAMSTVAHPDGAAFAISGRHLVGGRPVASSLDAVLADAFGPTQMLPVVSVAFPSSFVGQRLGPHAIPIETANIDGLGAALTRSDHTTNADDRADVARLLEAEATRTARLSTYPQRSVAMSAQFGALARLSREGVGGLFGNAALRKAYPSLPWTGRAGPATQSAAFAIEAVRRDIARVVAFSLGGFDTHASNYRQHGAALQDLFQLVTAMVRVFDDVAHPTVSGHKLADHVHVLVFSEFCRTPQLNLNGGRDHYPNNSMVLLSPRFRGGLVAGRTDPGELLPIATRRFALGERAVTPPDVLATFLHAVGVDPAPHVRDGELMRELLRS
- a CDS encoding DUF1585 domain-containing protein — protein: MRPTFPQNFADRIGRPTAAVFGALLALVAPRPALAEGPQKDRTLEEYRTYRALFIDLVGRMPLQADLERFERSDFDMGQFVEETLRGPGYVERMTRMTMDALRLEANPLQLYTPAPATLFAETVRQPDGKLTRVFYRKGQRRLRAATDAEFCLTPGESGVDKSKPPADVATLPRVPQAALDGATVLVKPWWLYRDYRTPQPSERLGKAWSPARGFYPVKELTVEPDGETELVSVRVCREEAQSNGEGKLWVSERYGKKPLPPRAPERTTPPPYDDAWAGANRGQPIACSTQLALRASVDCGCGVGLERCLPQFIDYSPMFKVPARDPVGLEGAYPPGPNKLTNYQIWWWHNEALKLLDYVYGQDRDVRELVTGRYTFVNGPLAQFYRYVEPAACCEGERPLGMPFESTPLVLPDAIPDLMPHEAAPWVFVKDRGPRAAGLLTTPAFLQKFTSRRARAAAIHTGLLCKNFIADTSNAAPSKDPDLMTRPGCASCHTTLEPLAAYFTRIKEGSSTFLSLPAENPTCKVVGGRMSPACTTFYDPSFSNGDRGLLRGAYASRDHTEAGPVALGAELAASPDYVGCALDRVASSLLGRPLDADDGELRARLLARFAESGYRMRPLVRAIVLDAAYARAQLGASRPSATGSTFVHPPMGDAGP